The Polaribacter sp. KT25b genome contains the following window.
TTTTGCTCAAATTGCCTCACACAACTTAAGAGCTCCTGTTAGTAATTTAAGCTCTTTATTAGATTTATATGATATTTGTGAAACATCAGAAGAAAAAGAGTTTACTTTTGGCAAATTTAGAACTGTAATTGCTCATTTATCAGAAACATTAAACACTTTAATAGAAGCTATTAAAATAAGAGAAAAAAGAGAATCTAATATAGAAATTAAGACACTATCTTTTAGTAAGGTTTTTAAGAAAACAGAAGAAATAATATCCGAAAAAATTAGCAGATTAAATGCCGTAATTATTTCTGATTTTTCAAGTATTGATACAATTAAATATAACGAATCTTATTTAGAAAGCATATTTATTAACCTAATTAGCAACTCCTTAAGATATTCATCACCAGAAAGAGCTCCAAGAATAGAAGTAACAACAACAATAAATGCAGGAAAAATAGAGTTAAAGATTACAGATAACGGACTTGGAATAGATTTAGAAAAACATGGACATAAATTATTTGGATTAAATCAAGTTTTTCATAGACATAAAGATTCTAAAGGCGTTGGTTTATATATTGTAAAAAATCAAATCGAATCTTTAAAAGGAACTATTTCTTGTACAAGCGAAATAGATAAAGGAACAACATTTACCATAACATTTTAAAATTAAAACATGCCACAAAACCCAAATATTTGTATCGTAGATGATGACGAAGTTTATAAGTTTTTTGTAAAAAAAATACTAAAAATAAAGAACTTAGCTAAAGATGCATTAACTTTTCCTGACGGAGAAGAGGCTTATAAATTTATAAAAGAAAACAGAGAAAATCTAGAAAAATTACCAGATATCATTTTTTTAGATATTAATATGCCCATTATGGATGGTTTTCAGTTTATGGATGAATACACCAAAATACATAATGAAATTAACAAGAAAATTACTATTTACATGATCACTTCTTCTATTGATCCTGTAGATTTAGAAAGATCAAAAAAATACGATCAAATTTCAGATTTTATTACAAAACCAATCTCTGCAGAAGTTTTACAAAGAATTATCAATC
Protein-coding sequences here:
- a CDS encoding two-component system response regulator; translation: MPQNPNICIVDDDEVYKFFVKKILKIKNLAKDALTFPDGEEAYKFIKENRENLEKLPDIIFLDINMPIMDGFQFMDEYTKIHNEINKKITIYMITSSIDPVDLERSKKYDQISDFITKPISAEVLQRIINPIN